In Leptospira sp. WS58.C1, a single genomic region encodes these proteins:
- the fmt gene encoding methionyl-tRNA formyltransferase, translating into MKIAFFGTPEPSAKLLQALLQEPEIQVQFVVTNPDRPKGRSKTPVPSPVKDIALSANLPVFQYESIKREKEDALQNFSKFDAELYVVFAYGSILPKEIFSHPKFGSINLHGSILPDLRGASPVQTSLWKGYTKTGISIQYLGEKMDEGDIISIQEVDVDLEDDTGTLMEKITQAGIQSLIPLLKGPRTSPFEASPQDHSKATYCTKIQAEDRVLDLKLSAMEVHNRIRALSPDLGGYCRFRDKRLVLWKTRPVDFSESPIEPGKLKRMDKKALIFQCGDGRFLEILSVQPENKNRMTVADFMNGFRISDEDRFE; encoded by the coding sequence ATGAAAATCGCATTTTTTGGAACCCCGGAACCTTCTGCCAAACTTTTGCAGGCGTTACTACAAGAGCCTGAGATCCAAGTACAATTCGTGGTCACAAATCCCGATCGTCCCAAAGGAAGAAGTAAAACCCCTGTTCCAAGCCCGGTAAAAGATATTGCGTTATCTGCAAATCTTCCGGTCTTCCAATACGAATCCATAAAGAGGGAAAAAGAAGATGCGCTCCAAAATTTTTCCAAGTTCGATGCGGAACTCTACGTGGTATTCGCTTACGGTTCTATTCTACCGAAAGAAATTTTTTCTCATCCTAAATTTGGTTCCATTAATCTACACGGATCCATTCTGCCTGACTTAAGAGGTGCTTCTCCAGTCCAAACCTCTCTTTGGAAAGGGTATACGAAAACAGGGATCAGTATCCAATACCTGGGAGAAAAAATGGACGAGGGAGATATCATCTCGATCCAAGAAGTGGATGTGGATCTGGAGGACGATACCGGAACCCTGATGGAAAAGATCACCCAAGCTGGGATCCAAAGCCTAATCCCGCTTTTAAAAGGTCCAAGAACTTCTCCCTTTGAAGCTTCTCCGCAAGACCATTCCAAAGCCACTTATTGTACGAAAATCCAGGCCGAGGACAGGGTCCTAGATCTAAAACTTTCCGCCATGGAAGTGCATAATCGAATCCGAGCCTTAAGTCCGGATCTAGGCGGCTACTGCCGTTTTCGAGACAAACGTTTGGTTTTGTGGAAAACAAGACCGGTAGATTTTTCCGAATCGCCGATAGAGCCGGGCAAATTGAAACGAATGGACAAAAAGGCCCTTATTTTCCAGTGTGGAGATGGCCGTTTCTTAGAAATCCTTTCCGTTCAACCGGAAAATAAAAACAGAATGACTGTGGCAGATTTCATGAACGGTTTCCGTATTTCGGACGAGGATCGTTTCGAGTGA
- a CDS encoding PASTA domain-containing protein, with product MTKEELRSKYLPIGGYFFFIAFGLVVFFIAAFLVVFVRTKSASMVVMPDVVGKPYNEVHNELMRLQLKVRLESKRYPDKTDGIIIYQSIRPGREVEAGSKVSLTVNIGLDRIDMPNLKGQSLVSAKNSMEKVLSGETYVSLTLGGITYVEVKEGEQPDTVVDQIPEAGKNITAGEKVFLLVTKPSTKKKEGEPQAGLDFKPGDSFAFAQRALVRAKISSKAEVVVTKFRPDNGKIESVQKVGNEYKFKVFYFEPEDRVESGYESFVYEAPENGTYSLIVKDQKDETKQIEISAPTTYQEGEKIQTVFYRTGDVTLVLLDEKGSKVKSKDYENEF from the coding sequence GTGACCAAGGAAGAACTCCGCTCTAAATATCTCCCTATCGGGGGTTACTTTTTTTTCATCGCATTCGGCTTAGTAGTCTTCTTCATAGCCGCATTCTTAGTAGTATTTGTTCGTACCAAAAGTGCAAGCATGGTGGTCATGCCTGATGTGGTAGGTAAACCGTACAACGAAGTCCATAACGAGTTAATGCGTCTCCAGTTAAAAGTCAGATTGGAGTCCAAACGGTATCCGGATAAAACGGACGGTATCATCATCTACCAATCCATTCGTCCCGGAAGAGAAGTGGAAGCAGGTTCCAAAGTTTCTCTTACGGTCAATATCGGTTTAGACAGGATCGATATGCCCAACCTAAAAGGGCAAAGTTTAGTCTCCGCTAAAAACTCCATGGAAAAAGTCCTCTCCGGAGAGACCTATGTTTCTCTGACCTTAGGCGGGATCACCTACGTCGAAGTGAAAGAAGGAGAACAACCTGATACCGTAGTGGACCAAATCCCGGAAGCAGGTAAAAACATCACCGCGGGCGAAAAAGTATTCTTACTTGTTACAAAACCTTCTACCAAGAAAAAAGAAGGGGAGCCCCAGGCAGGATTAGATTTTAAACCGGGCGATTCTTTCGCTTTCGCGCAAAGAGCGTTGGTAAGAGCAAAAATTTCCTCCAAGGCGGAAGTGGTAGTCACCAAATTTCGACCCGACAACGGAAAGATTGAATCCGTCCAAAAAGTAGGAAACGAATACAAGTTTAAGGTATTTTATTTCGAGCCGGAAGACAGGGTAGAAAGCGGATACGAAAGTTTCGTATACGAGGCTCCTGAAAACGGAACGTATTCCTTAATCGTAAAAGACCAAAAAGACGAAACGAAACAAATCGAGATCAGCGCTCCCACAACCTACCAAGAGGGAGAAAAAATCCAGACCGTCTTTTACAGAACGGGAGACGTGACACTGGTTCTTTTGGACGAGAAAGGTTCGAAAGTAAAATCCAAAGACTACGAGAACGAATTTTGA
- the rpe gene encoding ribulose-phosphate 3-epimerase — MKISASILATQLTALANTVPNFKKEGIDLVHMDVMDGNFVPQISFGEAVNKEIKAMTQIPLDVHLMVEKPENHVHKYYELNPYCITFHAETTHFPIRLAQEIKKNGPKVGVSLNPGTPVSALETLLPYIDLVLIMTVEPGFYGQKFVDGGMDKIRKVKSLISPYPIELEVDGGVNDTNIKELAQAGVDICVVGAGLFKSGDPSENGIRLKSLVK; from the coding sequence TTGAAAATCTCCGCTTCTATTCTTGCCACCCAACTTACAGCACTCGCGAATACTGTTCCCAACTTTAAAAAGGAAGGAATAGACCTAGTCCATATGGACGTGATGGACGGAAACTTTGTACCTCAGATTAGCTTCGGCGAAGCGGTCAATAAAGAGATCAAGGCAATGACCCAGATCCCTTTAGATGTTCACCTTATGGTGGAGAAGCCTGAAAATCATGTTCACAAATATTATGAACTAAATCCCTACTGCATTACATTTCATGCGGAAACTACCCATTTCCCGATCCGTCTCGCTCAGGAAATTAAGAAGAATGGACCGAAAGTAGGAGTTTCCCTGAATCCCGGAACGCCTGTTTCCGCGTTAGAAACACTTCTACCTTATATTGATCTAGTACTTATCATGACTGTAGAGCCTGGCTTCTATGGACAGAAGTTCGTGGATGGGGGAATGGACAAAATCAGAAAAGTGAAGTCTTTGATTTCTCCATATCCGATCGAGTTGGAAGTAGATGGGGGAGTCAATGATACAAATATCAAAGAACTCGCTCAGGCGGGAGTGGATATCTGTGTTGTAGGAGCCGGTTTATTCAAATCCGGAGACCCAAGCGAGAACGGAATCCGCTTAAAAAGCCTCGTAAAGTAA
- the rpsP gene encoding 30S ribosomal protein S16: MVKIRLQRTGAKNNPHYRVVAADARSPRDGKFIDILGHYHPAEVKSQTVLDKEKILGWLSKGAQPTGTVLNLIKHEGIWAEYKQSLKK, from the coding sequence TTGGTTAAGATCAGACTACAAAGAACCGGAGCCAAAAACAACCCTCACTATCGGGTCGTGGCTGCAGATGCCCGTTCCCCTAGAGACGGTAAATTTATCGATATTCTCGGACACTATCACCCAGCAGAGGTGAAAAGCCAAACAGTCCTGGATAAAGAGAAAATTTTAGGCTGGCTCAGCAAAGGTGCTCAACCTACCGGAACCGTTCTAAACCTCATTAAACACGAGGGAATCTGGGCGGAATATAAACAATCCCTGAAGAAGTAA
- a CDS encoding KH domain-containing protein → MEELIRYIVTSLVDHPEEISVKEIEGDEQTVLELRVSPKDVGKVIGKNGRIAKSLRAILTAASIKAGKNFSLEIID, encoded by the coding sequence ATGGAAGAGCTGATCCGCTATATCGTTACTTCTCTAGTAGATCATCCGGAGGAGATTTCCGTTAAGGAAATCGAGGGCGACGAACAAACCGTCCTTGAACTCCGGGTTTCCCCGAAGGATGTGGGGAAAGTGATCGGCAAAAACGGAAGGATCGCAAAGTCCTTAAGAGCGATCTTAACCGCAGCATCCATCAAAGCCGGAAAAAATTTCTCCTTAGAAATTATTGACTGA
- the rimM gene encoding ribosome maturation factor RimM (Essential for efficient processing of 16S rRNA), with protein MTETRILTGHLGKPFGLKGFVRLVAEDSSVPELKFPIQATLEFPSREPVPVKILKSTIQSGKILLQLEGINSPEEASSLTGGKLYIDRSYFPKSKNEEYYLFELKGLKAVSEDGKELGWELVDILENPAHSILVFQTQDSEILIPYVEKHVGKVFLEEGKIVLKSPEDWNEI; from the coding sequence TTGACTGAGACTCGTATCCTAACCGGACATTTAGGAAAACCCTTCGGACTGAAGGGTTTTGTCAGACTGGTTGCAGAGGACAGTTCCGTTCCGGAACTAAAATTTCCCATCCAAGCCACCTTAGAATTTCCCTCTCGGGAACCTGTACCCGTTAAGATCCTGAAATCGACTATACAATCGGGTAAGATCCTTTTACAATTGGAAGGGATCAATTCTCCGGAAGAAGCATCTTCCTTAACAGGCGGGAAACTTTATATCGATCGCTCCTATTTTCCCAAATCCAAAAACGAAGAATATTATCTCTTCGAGTTAAAAGGTCTAAAAGCCGTCAGTGAAGACGGAAAAGAACTTGGCTGGGAATTGGTGGACATTCTAGAAAATCCGGCACATTCTATCTTAGTCTTTCAAACCCAAGATTCTGAGATCTTAATTCCCTATGTGGAAAAACATGTAGGCAAAGTATTCTTGGAAGAAGGTAAGATCGTTTTGAAAAGCCCTGAGGATTGGAATGAAATTTAA
- the trmD gene encoding tRNA (guanosine(37)-N1)-methyltransferase TrmD, translated as MKFNFITLFPSKIQAYFSEGLQEKAIQKGVFSVNIVHLRDFSNNKHLKVDDTPYGGGPGMLLKVEPIDLALKSLGEDRGLVILTTPSGIPFDQNVAEKLSKLQKPITLISGYYEGVDHRVTEHLVDIELSLGNYVISAGDLASLCITDAVSRLLPGFLGDRESLEEESHNERDVLEYPQYTKPSEYNGWKVPEVLLGGNHAAIESWRKANRKKVDPDITRNL; from the coding sequence ATGAAATTTAATTTTATTACCTTATTCCCGTCCAAGATCCAAGCGTATTTTTCAGAAGGGCTACAAGAGAAGGCAATCCAAAAGGGAGTATTCTCCGTAAACATTGTACATCTGCGGGACTTCTCCAATAATAAACATCTAAAGGTAGACGACACTCCTTATGGTGGAGGTCCAGGAATGCTCTTAAAAGTAGAGCCGATTGACCTGGCATTAAAATCATTGGGAGAAGATAGAGGACTCGTAATTCTTACCACTCCATCCGGAATTCCATTCGATCAGAACGTTGCGGAGAAATTATCCAAGCTCCAAAAACCGATCACTCTCATATCAGGATACTATGAAGGAGTGGATCATCGGGTTACAGAGCATCTTGTTGACATAGAACTGTCCCTTGGAAATTATGTAATTTCAGCCGGAGATTTGGCTAGCCTCTGCATAACGGATGCTGTGTCCAGGCTTTTGCCCGGCTTTTTAGGCGACCGAGAGAGCCTGGAAGAAGAATCTCATAACGAAAGGGATGTTTTAGAATATCCACAATATACGAAACCTTCCGAGTATAATGGCTGGAAGGTTCCCGAAGTTCTCTTGGGCGGAAACCACGCGGCGATAGAATCTTGGCGAAAAGCCAATCGAAAGAAAGTCGACCCTGATATTACGAGGAATTTATGA
- the rplS gene encoding 50S ribosomal protein L19 has translation MKELLKGGLPTEANRTLNFNVGDTVKVHYKIQESGKERVQVYEGVVISISNGGNGKSFTVRRISYDVGVERVFPLYSPRIAKIELVRKGKVRRSKLFFLRERSGKSARIRELKGGKVLVAEDRKRQTAEEAKAAAPAPAAE, from the coding sequence ATGAAAGAACTTTTAAAAGGCGGACTTCCAACAGAAGCGAATCGTACCCTAAATTTCAATGTTGGGGACACTGTAAAGGTCCATTATAAAATCCAAGAATCCGGTAAGGAAAGGGTCCAGGTGTACGAAGGAGTTGTGATCTCCATCTCTAACGGCGGAAACGGAAAATCCTTCACCGTTCGTAGGATTTCTTACGATGTAGGTGTAGAAAGAGTATTCCCACTGTATTCTCCTCGTATCGCTAAAATTGAACTAGTACGTAAAGGTAAGGTTCGTCGTTCTAAGCTCTTCTTCTTAAGAGAACGTTCCGGAAAATCAGCTCGTATTCGCGAGTTGAAAGGCGGAAAAGTTTTAGTAGCAGAGGACAGAAAACGCCAAACAGCAGAAGAAGCAAAAGCAGCTGCTCCTGCACCTGCTGCCGAATAA
- a CDS encoding ribonuclease HII, whose translation MPLANFEPEELKFFPEHLPCGIDEAGRGPYAGPLSVAMVLFTPEVLEKIYSGQILKGLNDSKKLSESKRESLFQEIMESAHKTAHSFLSHTYIDHYGINRAVLEGILKCYRKGSQGPIENTGRKLLLLIDGNYNFSKYKESEEVKRQSYYYKKGDSRIASIAAASIIAKVKRDRFMKAIASKFPGYGFETHKGYGSAGHEQAIRDLGLARIHRRSFTKKFHVSHPSPQSD comes from the coding sequence ATGCCTCTCGCAAATTTCGAACCGGAAGAATTGAAATTTTTTCCAGAACATCTTCCTTGCGGGATAGACGAAGCAGGGCGAGGTCCCTATGCAGGTCCTTTGTCCGTAGCAATGGTCTTATTCACCCCCGAGGTCCTGGAAAAAATCTATTCGGGACAGATCTTAAAAGGACTGAACGATTCTAAAAAACTCTCCGAGTCCAAACGTGAGTCTCTATTCCAAGAAATTATGGAATCCGCCCATAAAACCGCCCACAGTTTCTTATCTCATACCTATATAGATCATTATGGGATCAATAGAGCGGTTCTAGAAGGTATATTGAAATGTTATAGAAAGGGTTCCCAAGGTCCGATAGAAAATACGGGAAGAAAACTTCTGCTCTTAATCGACGGAAACTATAATTTTTCCAAATACAAGGAATCGGAAGAGGTAAAACGCCAGTCTTATTATTATAAAAAAGGAGATTCCAGGATCGCAAGTATCGCGGCCGCATCCATAATCGCAAAAGTAAAACGGGATCGTTTTATGAAAGCAATCGCTTCCAAGTTCCCCGGTTACGGATTCGAAACGCATAAAGGATACGGCAGCGCGGGACATGAACAAGCAATCCGGGATCTGGGACTAGCAAGAATCCACAGAAGATCTTTTACGAAAAAATTCCATGTTTCCCATCCCTCCCCCCAATCCGATTGA
- a CDS encoding EscU/YscU/HrcU family type III secretion system export apparatus switch protein yields the protein MDCVKFGIALKFTPEENKGPKILAKGEGLLGEKIKGVAKRHGVPIVEDAPLAEALSPIPVGHEIPENLYRAVAGVFAFVLNQKAEATREFEK from the coding sequence ATGGACTGCGTGAAATTCGGAATCGCCCTTAAGTTTACACCGGAAGAAAATAAAGGCCCCAAAATCCTAGCCAAAGGAGAAGGTCTTTTAGGTGAAAAGATCAAGGGTGTGGCAAAGAGACACGGGGTTCCTATAGTGGAGGATGCTCCTTTGGCCGAGGCACTTTCTCCGATACCGGTAGGTCATGAAATACCGGAAAATTTATACAGAGCGGTTGCGGGTGTTTTTGCTTTCGTACTAAACCAAAAAGCGGAAGCAACAAGGGAATTTGAAAAATGA